The proteins below are encoded in one region of Synechococcus sp. MU1643:
- a CDS encoding 2Fe-2S iron-sulfur cluster-binding protein has translation MTSIPVRWPDGSTTHETIGQDWLVAASGAGISISTGCLGGSCGACEIDVNGKTVRACISTIPASKSAKLTVEIATDPHW, from the coding sequence ATGACTTCGATTCCTGTGCGCTGGCCCGATGGGAGCACAACCCACGAAACCATTGGCCAGGACTGGTTGGTGGCCGCCAGTGGAGCGGGCATCAGCATTTCCACCGGTTGCCTTGGGGGCAGCTGCGGGGCCTGCGAGATCGACGTGAACGGCAAAACGGTGCGTGCCTGCATCAGCACCATTCCGGCGTCGAAATCAGCGAAACTCACCGTTGAAATCGCAACCGACCCGCACTGGTGA
- a CDS encoding chloride channel protein, with product MTPLRLSLIALLTGALSGAGVAVVMGSIGGLIQLLWGDPVLEGLDRGLPLGWSLLICGGSGLILSLLHRPCPTTLLPELRETLNDLNHPDQAPKRDEGRGLLGATLAQIGGGAVGPEALMSRMAALISQRIWRGRDQKLQQATVAGSLAFFGAPLLGGAVVSGGSHPNSGRQTFLDRWLPGSLGGVAGFAAFNGLGTASGGSLQRLQYTWPNSLGEDLGTLSAGLLGGVIGCGLGWLLLQWRGWLEQRQLLARWPWWPLLTGLLLGACMHWLPLVPFAGEDQLRPLLEGQNSSEAWVLLLSAIVKLLMLGLCLETGWRGGVFFPLFLVACALGMGLHLLLPELGSLGSWCGSLTGALYRCVLPAPLAVLVLGVALLKGHGTAGLLMGLGMAHLIRCRSELDGGPPLRP from the coding sequence GTGACTCCCCTTCGCCTCAGCCTGATAGCCCTGCTCACCGGCGCCTTGAGCGGCGCCGGCGTGGCTGTTGTGATGGGTTCGATCGGCGGCTTGATCCAGCTGCTCTGGGGAGACCCAGTGCTCGAGGGCTTGGATCGCGGCCTTCCCCTGGGCTGGTCGCTGCTGATCTGCGGCGGCAGCGGTTTGATCCTTTCGCTGCTGCATCGCCCCTGCCCCACCACATTGCTGCCTGAGCTCCGGGAGACCCTGAACGATCTGAATCATCCGGATCAGGCTCCGAAGCGCGATGAAGGCCGTGGTCTTCTTGGAGCGACCTTGGCCCAGATCGGTGGAGGTGCCGTCGGACCGGAAGCCCTAATGAGCCGCATGGCCGCACTGATCAGCCAAAGGATTTGGCGTGGTCGTGACCAAAAGCTTCAGCAGGCAACAGTGGCAGGGAGCCTCGCCTTTTTCGGAGCTCCTTTACTGGGGGGGGCTGTGGTTAGCGGGGGCTCTCACCCAAACAGCGGCAGGCAGACATTCCTCGACCGCTGGTTGCCTGGCAGCCTCGGCGGTGTTGCCGGGTTTGCCGCCTTCAATGGCTTGGGAACCGCCAGCGGTGGATCGCTGCAACGGCTCCAATACACCTGGCCCAACAGCCTGGGGGAAGATCTCGGCACCCTCAGCGCAGGCCTGTTGGGGGGAGTGATTGGTTGCGGCTTGGGCTGGCTGTTGCTGCAGTGGCGAGGCTGGCTAGAGCAGCGCCAACTCCTGGCCCGATGGCCCTGGTGGCCGCTGCTGACCGGTCTGCTGTTGGGCGCCTGTATGCACTGGTTACCGTTGGTTCCCTTTGCAGGGGAAGACCAGCTGCGGCCCCTGCTGGAGGGCCAGAACTCAAGTGAGGCCTGGGTCCTACTCCTCTCCGCGATCGTAAAACTGCTGATGCTGGGCCTTTGCCTGGAAACCGGCTGGCGCGGAGGGGTGTTCTTTCCCTTGTTCCTGGTCGCCTGCGCACTTGGGATGGGACTCCACCTGCTGCTGCCGGAGCTGGGCAGCCTTGGCAGCTGGTGCGGCTCCCTCACAGGTGCGTTGTACCGCTGCGTGCTTCCTGCACCCTTGGCAGTTCTTGTTCTCGGGGTTGCCCTCCTGAAGGGCCACGGCACAGC